In Mycolicibacterium phocaicum, one DNA window encodes the following:
- a CDS encoding ubiquitin-like protein Pup, whose amino-acid sequence MAQEQTKRGGGGGEDDDVSGPSAAGQERREKLAEDTDDLLDEIDDVLEENAEDFVRAYVQKGGQ is encoded by the coding sequence ATGGCTCAGGAACAGACCAAGCGCGGTGGCGGCGGCGGCGAGGACGACGACGTCTCCGGCCCGTCTGCCGCAGGTCAGGAACGTCGCGAGAAGCTCGCTGAGGACACCGACGATCTGCTCGATGAGATCGACGACGTGCTGGAAGAGAACGCTGAGGACTTCGTGCGCGCGTACGTCCAAAAGGGCGGCCAGTGA
- the dop gene encoding depupylase/deamidase Dop → MQRIIGTEVEYGISSPSDPTANPILTSTQAVLAYAAASGIQRAKRTRWDYEVESPLRDARGFDLSRSTGPAPIVDADEIGAANMILTNGARLYVDHAHPEYSAPEVTDPMDAVIWDKAGERVMEAAARHVASVPGAARLQLYKNNVDGKGASYGTHENYLMSRQTPFNSVIAGLTPFFVSRQVVTGSGRVGIGQSGDEPGFQLTQRADYIEVEVGLETTLKRGIINTRDEPHADADKYRRLHVIIGDANLAETSTYLKVGTTSLVLDLIEFGPAEGIDLSDLALARPVHAVHVISRDPSLRATVALADGRELTALALQRIYLDRVAKLQERRDPDSRADHVLETWAHVLDLLERDPMECAEILDWPAKLRLLEGFRQRENLGWNAPRLHLVDLQYSDVRLDKGLYNRLVARGSMKRLVTEQQVLDAVENPPTDTRAYFRGECLRRFGADIAAASWDSVIFDLGGESLVRIPTLEPLRGSKAHVGALLDSVDSAVELVEQLTT, encoded by the coding sequence ATGCAACGGATCATCGGAACTGAGGTCGAATACGGCATTTCGTCGCCGTCCGATCCGACCGCGAACCCGATCCTCACGTCCACCCAGGCGGTGCTGGCGTACGCGGCGGCCAGCGGCATCCAGCGGGCCAAGCGCACCCGGTGGGACTACGAGGTGGAGTCCCCGCTGCGCGACGCGCGTGGCTTCGACCTCAGCCGCTCCACGGGCCCGGCCCCGATCGTCGACGCTGACGAGATCGGCGCGGCCAACATGATCCTCACCAACGGCGCCCGGCTGTACGTCGACCACGCCCACCCGGAGTACTCCGCTCCCGAGGTCACCGACCCGATGGACGCGGTCATCTGGGACAAGGCCGGCGAACGCGTCATGGAGGCCGCCGCGCGCCACGTGGCCAGCGTCCCGGGCGCGGCCCGGCTGCAGCTGTACAAGAACAACGTCGACGGCAAGGGCGCGTCGTACGGCACGCATGAGAACTACCTGATGAGCCGGCAGACGCCGTTCAACTCGGTGATCGCCGGCCTGACGCCGTTCTTCGTGTCCCGCCAGGTCGTGACGGGTTCCGGCCGGGTCGGCATCGGACAGTCGGGGGACGAGCCGGGCTTCCAGCTGACCCAGCGCGCCGACTACATCGAGGTCGAGGTCGGGCTCGAGACGACGCTCAAGCGCGGCATCATCAACACCCGCGACGAGCCGCACGCCGACGCCGACAAGTACCGCCGGCTGCACGTCATCATCGGTGACGCCAACCTGGCCGAGACGTCGACGTACCTCAAGGTCGGCACCACGTCGTTGGTGCTCGACCTGATCGAGTTCGGACCGGCCGAGGGCATCGACCTGTCCGATCTGGCGTTGGCCCGCCCCGTGCACGCGGTGCATGTGATCAGCCGCGACCCGTCGTTGCGCGCGACCGTGGCGCTGGCCGACGGTCGCGAGCTGACCGCCCTTGCGCTGCAACGCATCTACCTGGACCGGGTGGCCAAGCTGCAGGAACGGCGCGATCCCGATTCGCGTGCCGACCACGTCCTCGAGACCTGGGCGCACGTGCTGGATCTGCTCGAGCGCGATCCGATGGAATGCGCCGAAATCCTGGACTGGCCGGCCAAGCTGCGCCTGCTGGAGGGCTTCCGGCAGCGGGAGAACCTGGGCTGGAACGCGCCGCGCCTGCACCTGGTGGACCTGCAGTATTCCGATGTGCGACTGGACAAGGGCCTGTACAACCGCCTGGTCGCGCGCGGCTCGATGAAGCGGCTCGTCACCGAGCAGCAGGTGCTGGATGCGGTGGAGAATCCGCCCACCGACACCCGCGCCTACTTCCGTGGTGAGTGCCTGCGCCGGTTCGGTGCGGACATCGCCGCGGCCAGCTGGGACTCGGTGATATTCGACCTCGGCGGCGAGTCGCTGGTGCGGATTCCGACGCTGGAACCGCTGCGTGGAAGCAAGGCCCATGTCGGTGCGTTGCTCGATTCGGTGGACAGCGCGGTCGAGTTGGTGGAACAGCTCACCACGTAA
- the arc gene encoding proteasome ATPase: MDRPDAFGNPGIPRQNPMSSTDAAELARLRSETAALREQLTNAAATHRGPRDVQQLEARIDSLTTRNGKLMDTLKEARQQLLALREEVDRLGQPPSGYGVLLLTHDDDTVDVFTSGRKMRLSVSPNIEVSELKQGQTVRLNEALTVVEAGSFEAVGEISTLREILNDGKRALVVGHADEERIVWLAEPLIALEYLDPEVAEVLEGVDDLADERARKLRPGDSLLVDSKAGYAFERIPKAEVEDLVLEEVPDVAYSDIGGLTRQIELIRDAVELPFLHKDLYREYALRPPKGVLLYGPPGCGKTLIAKAVANSLAKKMAELRGDDAREAKSYFLNIKGPELLNKFVGETERHIRLIFQRAREKASEGTPVIVFFDEMDSIFRTRGTGVSSDVETTVVPQLLSEIDGVEGLENVIVIGASNREDMIDPAILRPGRLDVKIKIERPDAEAAQDIFSKYLTEELPVHADDLAEFNGDRALTIKAMIEKIVDRMYAEIDDNRFLEVTYANGDKEVMYFKDFNSGAMIQNVVDRAKKYAIKSVLETQQRGLRVQHLLDSIVDEFAENEDLPNTTNPDDWARISGKKGERIVYIRTLVTGKSSSASRAIDTESNLGQYL, translated from the coding sequence ATGGATCGCCCGGACGCCTTCGGCAACCCGGGCATACCGCGTCAGAACCCCATGTCCAGCACCGATGCCGCCGAATTGGCGCGTCTTCGTAGCGAGACGGCGGCGCTGCGCGAGCAGCTCACCAACGCGGCCGCGACGCATCGCGGACCACGGGACGTGCAGCAGCTCGAAGCCCGCATCGATTCGCTGACGACCCGCAACGGCAAGTTGATGGACACCCTCAAAGAGGCGCGGCAGCAGTTGCTGGCGCTTCGCGAAGAGGTCGATCGGCTGGGGCAGCCGCCCAGCGGTTACGGCGTCTTGCTGCTCACCCACGACGACGACACCGTCGACGTCTTCACCTCTGGTCGCAAGATGCGGCTGTCGGTGTCGCCGAACATCGAGGTGTCCGAACTCAAGCAGGGCCAGACCGTCCGTCTCAACGAGGCGTTGACGGTGGTCGAGGCCGGCTCGTTCGAGGCGGTCGGCGAGATCAGCACCCTGCGCGAAATCCTGAACGACGGGAAGCGTGCCCTCGTCGTCGGCCATGCCGACGAGGAGCGCATCGTCTGGCTCGCCGAGCCGCTGATCGCGCTCGAGTACCTGGACCCCGAGGTCGCCGAGGTGCTCGAGGGCGTCGACGACCTGGCCGACGAGCGGGCGCGCAAGCTCCGCCCGGGCGACTCGCTGCTGGTCGACAGCAAGGCCGGGTACGCCTTCGAGCGCATCCCCAAGGCCGAGGTCGAGGATCTGGTCCTCGAAGAGGTGCCCGACGTCGCCTACAGCGACATCGGTGGCCTGACGCGGCAGATCGAGTTGATCCGCGACGCTGTCGAGCTGCCCTTCCTGCACAAGGACCTGTACCGGGAGTACGCGCTGCGGCCGCCGAAGGGTGTGCTGCTGTACGGCCCTCCGGGTTGCGGCAAGACGCTCATCGCGAAGGCCGTCGCCAACTCGCTGGCGAAGAAGATGGCCGAGCTGCGCGGCGACGACGCCCGGGAGGCGAAGAGCTACTTCCTGAACATCAAGGGCCCCGAGCTGCTCAACAAGTTCGTCGGCGAGACCGAGCGGCACATCCGCCTGATCTTCCAGCGGGCTCGCGAGAAGGCTTCCGAGGGCACCCCGGTGATCGTGTTCTTCGATGAGATGGACTCGATCTTCCGTACCCGTGGCACCGGCGTCAGCTCCGACGTCGAAACCACCGTGGTGCCACAGCTTCTCAGCGAGATCGACGGTGTCGAAGGCCTGGAGAACGTCATCGTCATCGGTGCCTCGAACCGCGAGGACATGATCGACCCGGCCATCCTGCGGCCCGGCCGTCTGGACGTGAAGATCAAGATCGAGCGGCCGGACGCCGAAGCGGCGCAGGACATCTTCAGCAAGTACCTCACCGAGGAACTGCCGGTGCACGCCGACGACCTGGCCGAGTTCAACGGTGATCGCGCGCTGACCATCAAGGCCATGATCGAGAAGATCGTGGACCGGATGTACGCCGAGATCGACGACAACCGCTTCCTCGAGGTCACCTACGCCAACGGCGACAAGGAGGTCATGTACTTCAAGGACTTCAACTCCGGCGCCATGATCCAGAACGTCGTGGACCGGGCCAAGAAGTACGCCATCAAGTCGGTGCTGGAAACGCAGCAGCGCGGCCTGCGCGTGCAGCATCTGCTGGACTCCATCGTCGACGAGTTCGCCGAGAACGAGGACCTGCCCAACACCACCAATCCCGATGACTGGGCGCGGATTTCGGGCAAGAAGGGCGAGCGGATCGTCTACATCCGCACGCTGGTCACCGGCAAGAGTTCGTCGGCCAGCCGCGCCATCGACACCGAGTCCAACCTGGGGCAGTACCTGTAA
- a CDS encoding DUF503 domain-containing protein has translation MWVGWLEFDLLLGDVHSLKEKRSVIRPIIAELQRKFYVSAAESGNQDLHRRAAIGVSVVAADRHHVVEVLDAAERQVAGRPEIELLSARRGLVSSED, from the coding sequence ATGTGGGTCGGCTGGCTGGAATTCGACCTGTTGCTGGGCGATGTGCACTCGCTGAAAGAGAAGCGCTCGGTGATCCGGCCGATCATCGCCGAACTGCAGCGCAAGTTCTACGTGTCCGCAGCCGAGAGCGGAAATCAGGATCTGCACCGCCGGGCGGCCATCGGGGTGTCGGTCGTCGCCGCTGACCGCCACCACGTCGTCGAGGTGCTCGATGCCGCCGAACGTCAGGTTGCGGGACGCCCGGAGATCGAGCTGCTGTCCGCGCGGCGCGGCCTCGTCAGCAGCGAGGACTAG
- a CDS encoding tRNA (adenine-N1)-methyltransferase, whose protein sequence is MRITGPFTVGDRVQLTDAKGRHYTMVLATGGEFHTHRGVIAHDSVIDQPEGSVVKSTNGDPFLVLRPLLIDYVLSMPRGAQVIYPKDAAQIVHEGDIFPGARVLEAGAGSGALTCSLLRAVGPGGSVTSYEVRDDHAVHAVRNVETFFGERPENWNLVIADLNDYDGGEVDRVVLDMLAPWDVLETVSKALVPGGVLIVYVATVTQLSKTVEALREQQCWTEPRSWESLQRGWDVVGLAVRPQHSMRGHTAFLISARRLAPGAVTPQPLRRKRNI, encoded by the coding sequence GTGAGAATCACCGGACCCTTCACCGTCGGCGACCGCGTCCAACTGACCGACGCCAAAGGCCGGCACTACACGATGGTGCTGGCGACGGGCGGAGAATTCCACACCCATCGGGGCGTCATCGCCCACGATTCGGTGATCGACCAGCCCGAGGGCAGCGTCGTGAAATCCACCAACGGCGACCCGTTCCTGGTGCTGCGTCCGCTGCTGATCGACTACGTCCTCTCGATGCCGCGCGGCGCGCAGGTGATCTACCCCAAGGACGCCGCGCAGATCGTGCACGAGGGCGACATCTTCCCGGGGGCAAGGGTTTTGGAGGCCGGCGCGGGTTCCGGCGCGCTGACGTGTTCGCTGCTGCGCGCCGTCGGCCCGGGCGGCTCTGTGACGTCCTATGAAGTGCGCGACGACCATGCGGTGCACGCGGTGCGCAACGTCGAGACCTTCTTCGGCGAACGGCCGGAGAACTGGAACCTGGTCATCGCCGACCTCAATGACTACGACGGTGGCGAGGTCGATCGGGTGGTGCTCGACATGCTCGCGCCGTGGGACGTGCTGGAGACGGTGTCGAAGGCGCTGGTCCCGGGCGGCGTCCTGATCGTCTACGTCGCGACGGTCACGCAGCTGTCGAAGACGGTCGAGGCGCTGCGTGAGCAGCAGTGCTGGACCGAGCCGCGGTCGTGGGAGTCGCTGCAGCGCGGCTGGGACGTCGTCGGACTCGCGGTGCGCCCGCAGCATTCGATGCGGGGCCACACCGCGTTCCTGATCAGCGCGCGCCGCCTCGCGCCGGGGGCGGTGACGCCGCAGCCGCTGCGGCGCAAGCGCAACATCTAG
- a CDS encoding RecB family exonuclease: protein MTTPTAPTRRPALSPSRAGDFKQCPLLYRFRAIDRLPEPPSTAQLRGSVVHAALEQLYALPATDRVPETALSLVTPAWDAVVAEKPELAEEIAPELRETLLKEARALLSGYYRLEDPTRFDPQSCEQRVEVELSDGTLLRGFVDRIDVAPTGELRVVDYKTGKAPPEARALAEFKAMFQMKFYAVALLRLRGVVPARLRLLYLADSQVLDYSPDLAELERFEKTLMAIWHAIQKSGETGDFRPNPSKLCSWCTHQDLCPAFGGTPPPYPGWPENFGAA, encoded by the coding sequence ATGACCACCCCCACTGCGCCCACCCGGCGGCCGGCGCTGTCGCCGTCGCGGGCCGGTGACTTCAAACAGTGTCCGCTGCTGTACCGGTTCCGGGCCATCGACCGGCTGCCCGAGCCACCGTCGACCGCGCAGCTGCGGGGCTCGGTGGTGCACGCCGCCTTGGAGCAGCTGTATGCGCTGCCGGCCACTGATCGTGTGCCGGAGACCGCGCTGTCCCTGGTGACACCGGCGTGGGACGCCGTGGTGGCGGAGAAGCCCGAGTTGGCCGAGGAGATCGCGCCCGAACTGCGGGAGACGCTGCTCAAAGAGGCGCGGGCCCTGCTGTCGGGCTACTACCGGCTCGAGGATCCGACACGCTTCGATCCGCAGAGCTGCGAACAACGCGTCGAGGTCGAGTTGTCCGACGGCACCCTGCTGCGCGGTTTCGTCGACCGGATCGACGTCGCGCCGACCGGTGAGCTCCGCGTGGTCGACTACAAGACCGGGAAGGCCCCGCCCGAAGCGCGGGCGCTGGCCGAGTTCAAGGCCATGTTCCAGATGAAGTTCTACGCGGTGGCGCTGCTCCGGCTGCGGGGCGTGGTACCCGCGCGGCTGCGGCTGCTGTACCTCGCCGACAGTCAGGTGCTGGACTACAGCCCTGATCTGGCCGAGTTGGAAAGGTTCGAGAAGACCCTGATGGCCATCTGGCACGCCATCCAGAAGTCGGGCGAGACCGGTGATTTCCGGCCCAACCCGTCCAAGCTGTGTTCGTGGTGCACGCACCAGGATCTGTGCCCCGCCTTCGGCGGCACTCCCCCGCCGTACCCCGGCTGGCCCGAGAACTTCGGGGCCGCATGA
- a CDS encoding thioesterase family protein, whose translation MIDCYYRRLDADGDLQRFESTEGTGSNWDESIQHGSPPLALLTKAIEELAAGSGMQVGRLTLDILGAIPVAPVAVRAWVSRPGSRICMMTAEMTAAQRDGSERAVARMSAWLLAVTDTRDAVLDRYPPMPRLPDTGFRHHWQGRPGYLETVTWVPQPDDANASVVWMRPLISLVDDEKTTDLQQLAMVVDSANGVGAALDPNEFMFMNTDTTVHLHRAPVCPEFCLRARGSIGPDGLGSTTAELFDEQGFFGTSAQTLLVQRR comes from the coding sequence ATGATCGACTGTTACTACCGTCGGCTGGACGCCGACGGCGACCTGCAGCGCTTCGAATCGACCGAAGGCACCGGCAGCAACTGGGATGAGAGCATCCAGCACGGGTCGCCGCCGCTGGCATTGCTGACCAAGGCCATCGAAGAGCTGGCCGCCGGTAGCGGTATGCAGGTGGGCCGGCTGACCCTCGACATCCTCGGCGCCATTCCTGTTGCGCCCGTTGCGGTTCGGGCCTGGGTGTCGCGGCCCGGCTCGCGCATCTGCATGATGACCGCGGAGATGACGGCCGCGCAGCGCGACGGTTCCGAACGCGCGGTGGCCCGGATGTCGGCGTGGCTTCTTGCGGTGACCGACACGCGCGACGCGGTCCTCGATCGGTACCCGCCGATGCCCCGGTTGCCCGACACCGGTTTCCGGCATCACTGGCAGGGCCGGCCCGGCTATCTGGAGACCGTCACCTGGGTGCCGCAGCCCGACGACGCCAACGCGTCGGTGGTGTGGATGCGGCCGCTGATATCGCTGGTCGATGACGAGAAGACGACTGACCTGCAGCAGCTGGCGATGGTCGTCGATTCCGCGAATGGCGTTGGCGCGGCGCTGGATCCGAACGAATTCATGTTCATGAACACCGACACCACGGTGCACCTGCACCGCGCCCCCGTCTGCCCGGAGTTCTGTCTCCGGGCCCGCGGCTCGATCGGCCCCGACGGCCTCGGCTCGACGACGGCCGAGCTGTTCGACGAACAGGGCTTCTTCGGGACGTCAGCGCAGACGCTGTTGGTCCAGCGGCGCTGA
- a CDS encoding winged helix-turn-helix transcriptional regulator, with protein MSKDYGQYCGLARALDVVGDRWNLLIVRQLLIGPARFGELREGLPGIATNLLTDRLRDLESAGVVARRLSDEANAITYALTDWGAQLREPIYAMIRWSTPLMIRGPEGDSFRADGLLLALPALLSARVPGDRPTTVGIVVDGVTVQLSAAEAGIDVGWPDGRKLDAVLTAEAQIVLGLAAGLLALDDVAPLVDITGDLAALRVFFEAPTSAVDVAK; from the coding sequence ATGAGTAAAGATTACGGCCAGTACTGCGGACTCGCCAGGGCATTGGACGTGGTGGGTGACAGGTGGAACCTGCTGATCGTCCGCCAGCTCCTGATCGGGCCGGCGCGCTTCGGTGAGCTACGTGAGGGGCTGCCGGGGATCGCGACGAACCTGCTGACCGACCGGCTCCGCGATCTCGAATCGGCTGGTGTGGTGGCACGGCGCCTGTCCGACGAGGCCAACGCGATCACGTACGCCCTCACTGACTGGGGCGCCCAATTACGGGAGCCGATCTACGCCATGATCCGCTGGTCGACGCCGTTGATGATCCGCGGTCCGGAGGGCGATTCCTTCCGCGCCGACGGGCTGCTGCTGGCGCTGCCGGCCTTGTTGTCCGCGCGTGTGCCCGGTGATCGGCCGACCACGGTGGGAATCGTCGTGGACGGTGTGACCGTCCAACTGAGCGCGGCCGAGGCCGGCATCGACGTGGGCTGGCCCGACGGGCGCAAGCTCGACGCCGTGCTGACGGCCGAGGCGCAGATCGTTCTCGGGCTCGCGGCAGGCTTGCTCGCCCTTGACGACGTCGCCCCGCTCGTCGACATCACCGGCGACCTCGCGGCGTTGCGCGTCTTCTTCGAGGCGCCCACGTCCGCCGTCGACGTCGCGAAGTGA
- a CDS encoding MFS transporter, with product MTIPDRQNDPRRKAGILTAVYVAVLAINLDVTIVNVALPSIATQLHADTRGLQWVVDGYTLTFAALVLAAGSLSDRYGRRPALLIGLLGFAVTSGMGALATSTGSLVAARFGMGVFAALIFPTTLSIITNTFSDRRQRAAALGGWGAVVGVGVAAGPVTGGLLLEHFSWSSVFWALIPLALLAVVLGFFLVPESRDPGVPPLDIRGLVTSTALLGVLVYTIIEAPARGWHNPATLFGFVAAAALTLAFVTIEQSAEHPMLDVRLFTDRRFSAASASVAVTFFALSGFIFLITQYFQVLRGFSPFSTGARILPVAGSIAIGSIAGGLLAPRVGTRAVAVSGLASFGTAMAWIAGSIDTDTLYWATIVAQMVLMGLGIGLVSTPATESIMLVLPPARAGIGSAVNDATRELGATLGVAIVGSLFSSIFSARLADSAFAATGKASEAGDSVPTAFGIAAAHPELLVAVQHSFLSGITTACTVVAALCYAAAAAGVIALPGRRFQPPAVATGTAHEPDSRAPVAQQA from the coding sequence ATGACAATCCCAGACCGACAAAACGACCCGCGCCGCAAGGCGGGCATTCTGACTGCCGTCTACGTAGCAGTCCTGGCCATCAATCTCGATGTGACGATCGTCAACGTCGCCTTGCCCAGCATCGCGACCCAACTGCACGCCGATACCCGCGGCCTGCAATGGGTCGTCGACGGCTACACCCTGACCTTCGCGGCCCTCGTCTTGGCAGCAGGCAGCTTGTCGGACCGCTACGGTCGCCGGCCGGCGCTGCTGATCGGCCTGCTCGGATTCGCTGTCACCAGTGGGATGGGCGCACTGGCCACCAGCACCGGGTCCCTCGTCGCGGCGCGGTTCGGCATGGGAGTTTTCGCCGCGCTGATCTTCCCCACCACCCTGTCGATCATCACCAACACCTTCTCTGACCGACGCCAACGTGCCGCGGCACTGGGCGGCTGGGGCGCGGTGGTCGGCGTCGGTGTCGCCGCCGGCCCGGTCACGGGAGGCCTTCTGCTCGAACACTTCTCGTGGAGCAGCGTCTTCTGGGCACTCATCCCGTTGGCCCTGCTGGCAGTGGTTCTCGGGTTTTTCCTCGTCCCGGAATCACGCGACCCGGGCGTGCCACCGCTCGACATCCGGGGCTTAGTCACCTCGACCGCATTGCTCGGAGTGCTCGTCTACACCATCATCGAAGCCCCTGCCCGAGGCTGGCACAACCCCGCGACACTGTTCGGCTTCGTCGCCGCGGCAGCGCTGACGCTGGCTTTCGTGACGATCGAGCAGTCAGCAGAGCACCCCATGCTCGATGTCCGGTTGTTCACCGACCGCAGATTCAGCGCCGCCAGCGCGTCGGTGGCCGTCACCTTCTTCGCGTTGTCCGGCTTCATCTTTCTGATCACGCAGTACTTTCAGGTGCTGCGCGGGTTCAGCCCTTTCTCGACCGGCGCCCGCATCCTGCCCGTCGCCGGCTCCATCGCGATCGGTTCCATCGCCGGCGGCTTGCTCGCCCCACGCGTCGGCACCCGCGCCGTGGCGGTCAGCGGACTGGCGTCCTTCGGCACTGCGATGGCCTGGATTGCCGGGAGCATCGACACCGACACCCTCTATTGGGCCACCATCGTTGCGCAGATGGTGCTCATGGGCCTGGGCATCGGCCTGGTCTCCACTCCCGCAACAGAATCCATCATGCTCGTGCTGCCGCCGGCCCGGGCCGGTATCGGTTCGGCGGTCAACGACGCCACGCGCGAGCTGGGTGCCACACTCGGCGTGGCCATCGTCGGCTCACTCTTTTCCTCGATCTTCAGTGCCCGCCTCGCCGACAGCGCATTCGCCGCAACCGGAAAGGCCAGCGAGGCCGGCGACTCCGTACCGACCGCGTTCGGCATCGCCGCCGCGCACCCCGAACTCCTTGTCGCCGTGCAACATTCGTTCCTCAGCGGCATCACCACGGCGTGCACGGTCGTCGCGGCACTGTGCTACGCGGCGGCTGCCGCCGGTGTCATTGCGCTACCCGGCCGACGGTTTCAGCCGCCGGCCGTCGCGACGGGCACCGCACACGAGCCGGATTCACGCGCTCCGGTGGCACAGCAGGCATAG
- a CDS encoding SDR family oxidoreductase has translation MKIVVIGGRGLIGAKVSTILTAQGHDVVAASRRSGVDALTGEGLTGALAGADVVVDVSDSPLFEDEAVMHYFTTTTTNLLAAEREVGVGHHVALSVVGAHTTPDSGYNTAKGAQENRIQDSGQPYSIVRATPFYEFVGGLADSATDGDVVTLPHAAFRPIAADDVAAAVAGAAVGSPTNGVVEVVGPEAIGMDDFVRTGLAAAGDPRRIVTDARAPYFGAVIDDLSLAPGGNATICTTRFADWLAANSVRHC, from the coding sequence ATGAAAATTGTTGTCATCGGCGGCCGTGGGCTCATCGGCGCCAAGGTATCGACCATCCTCACCGCGCAGGGGCACGATGTGGTTGCCGCGTCCCGCCGGTCGGGTGTCGACGCACTCACCGGAGAGGGTCTCACCGGTGCGCTGGCGGGCGCGGACGTCGTCGTCGATGTCTCCGACTCACCGTTGTTCGAAGACGAGGCGGTGATGCATTACTTCACCACAACGACCACGAATCTCCTGGCCGCCGAACGTGAAGTCGGTGTTGGGCACCACGTGGCCCTGTCGGTCGTCGGAGCGCACACGACGCCCGATAGCGGCTACAACACTGCCAAAGGAGCCCAGGAAAACCGGATCCAGGATTCCGGCCAGCCGTACTCGATCGTTCGCGCTACGCCGTTCTACGAATTCGTGGGCGGCCTGGCCGACTCGGCCACCGATGGGGACGTTGTGACCTTGCCGCACGCCGCGTTTCGCCCGATCGCCGCCGACGATGTGGCGGCCGCCGTGGCCGGTGCCGCTGTTGGCAGCCCCACCAACGGGGTGGTGGAGGTTGTCGGTCCGGAAGCGATTGGGATGGACGACTTTGTCCGCACGGGTCTCGCGGCGGCCGGCGATCCTCGCCGGATCGTGACCGACGCCCGCGCGCCGTACTTCGGGGCAGTGATCGATGATCTCTCGCTCGCGCCAGGCGGCAATGCCACCATCTGCACGACACGCTTCGCCGACTGGCTCGCCGCGAACTCCGTTCGCCACTGCTAG
- a CDS encoding cupin domain-containing protein, translating to MAVKTLLATLLAAATLVPVSNAQPAPSNSAQEPVVRAVFNEPTNADGKSMQAVTVSYPPGGKSAAHHHARSAFIMAYVISGAIRSQVEGEPARVYHAGEAWRETPGAHHIISENASATEPAELLAVFLVDTGDGPLSTDDAAMN from the coding sequence ATGGCCGTGAAGACACTGCTCGCCACCTTGCTCGCAGCTGCGACGCTCGTACCCGTATCCAATGCGCAGCCGGCGCCATCGAATTCGGCGCAGGAGCCTGTCGTGCGTGCTGTTTTCAACGAGCCGACAAACGCCGACGGCAAATCGATGCAGGCGGTGACCGTCAGTTACCCGCCGGGCGGCAAGAGCGCCGCCCATCACCACGCCAGATCGGCATTCATCATGGCGTACGTGATTTCCGGCGCGATTCGTAGCCAGGTCGAAGGCGAACCGGCACGGGTCTACCACGCCGGTGAAGCATGGCGTGAGACTCCCGGTGCCCATCACATCATCAGTGAAAATGCCAGTGCCACAGAGCCTGCCGAACTTCTCGCGGTGTTCCTGGTCGATACGGGAGACGGTCCCCTCAGCACCGACGATGCCGCCATGAACTGA
- a CDS encoding YkgB family protein — MTVKANTLPAVLRNAEPAVKSTGWILARYGLALVIGWIGICKFYPYEAHNIEPLVANSPFMGWLYTVFSVETFSTMLGVLEIATALLIIAKPWFPALSAFGSAVAVLLFASTLSFLFTTPGVGESSEGGFPLLSMTGQFLIKDVVLIGVSVLTLADSIGAVVHGTARSAE, encoded by the coding sequence ATGACGGTCAAAGCGAACACCCTCCCAGCCGTACTGCGGAACGCTGAGCCGGCGGTGAAATCGACCGGTTGGATATTGGCCCGCTACGGGCTTGCGCTGGTCATCGGCTGGATCGGAATCTGCAAGTTCTACCCCTATGAGGCGCACAACATCGAACCGCTCGTGGCCAACAGCCCGTTCATGGGCTGGCTCTACACCGTGTTCAGCGTGGAGACGTTCTCGACGATGTTGGGAGTGCTGGAGATCGCCACGGCACTGCTGATCATTGCCAAGCCCTGGTTCCCCGCACTCTCTGCGTTCGGAAGTGCGGTGGCGGTGCTGCTCTTCGCAAGTACCCTGTCTTTCCTGTTCACGACTCCCGGTGTGGGTGAGTCGTCAGAGGGCGGATTTCCGCTGCTGTCGATGACCGGCCAGTTCCTCATCAAAGACGTTGTGCTGATCGGTGTTTCGGTCTTGACGCTGGCCGATTCCATCGGCGCGGTCGTCCATGGCACCGCGCGTTCGGCCGAGTGA